A window from Pseudobutyrivibrio ruminis HUN009 encodes these proteins:
- a CDS encoding TIGR02530 family flagellar biosynthesis protein yields the protein MNNLNINPNFTSIEQVAGTYLNPAQESRPLGNLNGASFEDIFKQKLENASELKFSKHATQRLDDRNIKLSEEQSLRLEEGVQKASEKGITDSLVLVDTLAFIVNVPNQTVVTAMDQTESDENIFTNIDGAVIV from the coding sequence ATGAACAATTTAAATATTAATCCAAATTTCACCTCCATTGAGCAGGTAGCTGGAACTTACCTTAATCCAGCACAAGAGTCCAGACCATTGGGCAATCTTAATGGCGCATCCTTTGAGGATATTTTTAAACAGAAGCTTGAAAATGCTTCAGAATTAAAATTTTCAAAGCATGCCACTCAGAGACTTGATGATAGAAATATTAAGCTTTCTGAGGAACAATCCCTTAGACTTGAAGAAGGCGTTCAAAAAGCGTCTGAAAAGGGAATTACTGATTCTTTAGTATTGGTTGATACATTAGCATTTATCGTTAATGTGCCTAATCAGACCGTAGTTACAGCTATGGATCAGACTGAATCAGACGAAAACATTTTTACAAATATTGACGGTGCTGTTATAGTTTAG
- the flhB gene encoding flagellar biosynthesis protein FlhB yields MRDNYQVLIPYNLQFFAPDGEGGEKTEQPTSKKLSDARKEGKVAKSKEIVNGIALLGFFLGLRLFLGFAGTRIEDIFAWIYAIIPDIVSMNGDGLTIGTITGIFRILIAKSFIVLLPFLAIGFVTGFVANLVQVGWKPTMKPLEPKLNKFNPISGFKRIFSKQSIVNLLMALAKIFLIVYIAYTSIKDQANNLFILYDVALNQALSLIFQIIVDTGMKISIVYIVLGFADYAYQRWKFNDDMKMTKQEVKDEYKNSEGDPQIKGQQRRRMMESSQRRMMQNVPQADVVITNPTHLAVAILYDNEKDEAPKVVAKGEDYLAKRIREVAAENNVPIMENKPLARALYATVEVDEVIPPELYQAVAEILAVVYTQRNKAV; encoded by the coding sequence ATGAGGGATAATTATCAGGTTTTAATTCCATATAATCTTCAGTTCTTTGCTCCTGACGGTGAGGGTGGAGAGAAGACAGAGCAGCCTACTAGTAAAAAACTTTCTGATGCCAGAAAAGAAGGTAAGGTTGCAAAGAGTAAGGAAATTGTTAATGGTATCGCGTTATTAGGGTTCTTTTTAGGACTTAGATTGTTCCTTGGATTTGCAGGAACACGTATAGAGGATATATTTGCTTGGATATATGCTATAATACCAGATATAGTATCTATGAATGGCGATGGCTTGACTATTGGCACAATAACTGGAATATTTCGAATTCTTATAGCTAAGTCTTTTATCGTGCTTTTACCATTCTTGGCCATAGGATTTGTAACAGGCTTTGTTGCTAATCTTGTTCAGGTAGGATGGAAGCCTACTATGAAGCCATTGGAACCAAAGCTTAATAAATTTAATCCGATTAGTGGATTTAAGCGAATATTTTCAAAGCAGTCAATTGTTAACCTTTTGATGGCTTTGGCAAAGATATTTTTAATTGTTTACATTGCTTATACCAGCATTAAGGACCAGGCTAATAACTTATTTATCTTATATGATGTTGCATTAAATCAAGCTCTTAGCCTTATTTTTCAGATTATCGTCGATACTGGCATGAAGATTAGTATAGTGTATATTGTCCTTGGCTTTGCTGATTATGCATATCAACGTTGGAAATTCAACGATGATATGAAAATGACCAAGCAAGAAGTCAAAGATGAATATAAGAATTCCGAGGGAGATCCTCAGATAAAAGGACAGCAGAGACGTAGGATGATGGAAAGCTCACAGAGGCGTATGATGCAAAATGTGCCACAGGCTGATGTAGTCATTACAAACCCTACACACTTGGCTGTTGCAATTTTATATGACAATGAAAAGGATGAAGCTCCAAAAGTTGTTGCTAAAGGTGAAGACTATTTAGCAAAGCGAATTAGAGAGGTGGCTGCCGAAAACAATGTTCCAATTATGGAAAATAAGCCACTTGCTAGAGCTTTGTACGCTACAGTAGAGGTTGATGAGGTTATTCCTCCAGAGCTATATCAGGCTGTTGCTGAAATCCTTGCAGTTGTTTACACACAGCGAAATAAAGCTGTTTAG
- a CDS encoding response regulator — protein MAKNILICDDAAFMRMMIKDILTKNGYNVVGEAENGKIAVDKYSELSPDLVLLDITMPEMDGIGALKAIKEKDPNACVIMCSAMGQQAMVIEAIQSGAKDFIVKPFQAERVLEAVKKVIG, from the coding sequence ATGGCAAAAAACATTTTAATCTGTGATGACGCTGCTTTCATGAGAATGATGATTAAGGACATTCTCACAAAGAATGGCTACAACGTAGTCGGAGAGGCTGAGAACGGAAAGATTGCTGTTGACAAGTATTCAGAACTTTCACCAGATCTTGTTCTTCTTGACATCACAATGCCAGAAATGGATGGCATCGGGGCTCTTAAGGCTATCAAGGAAAAGGATCCTAATGCATGCGTTATCATGTGCTCTGCAATGGGACAGCAGGCTATGGTTATCGAGGCTATTCAGTCTGGAGCCAAGGATTTCATCGTTAAGCCATTCCAGGCTGAACGTGTTCTTGAGGCTGTTAAGAAGGTTATCGGTTAA
- a CDS encoding flagellar biosynthetic protein FliO — MIFALVVFVGVLALTAFVTKWIAGYQKTQGLNRNLEIVEGIRLATNKYVQIIRAGEDRYFVVAVGKDEVTLLGELSSSELKELDATDTSVQMPVDFKSILDNLSRKKN; from the coding sequence TTGATTTTTGCATTAGTGGTATTTGTAGGAGTCTTAGCACTCACTGCATTTGTTACTAAGTGGATTGCAGGCTACCAGAAGACTCAAGGTCTCAACAGAAATCTTGAAATCGTTGAAGGTATCAGACTTGCAACCAATAAATATGTTCAGATTATTAGGGCAGGTGAGGATAGATACTTCGTCGTTGCAGTAGGTAAAGACGAAGTAACCCTTTTAGGGGAATTATCCTCATCTGAACTTAAAGAACTGGATGCTACCGATACATCTGTACAGATGCCGGTAGATTTTAAATCGATTTTGGATAATCTTTCAAGAAAGAAAAATTAA
- the fliM gene encoding flagellar motor switch protein FliM: MGDVLSQNEIDNLLNALTSGELDAEEIKNNKEKPVKNYDFARPSKFSKEHLRTMEIIFEHYGRLLSTNLPIFLRKNIQVEVMNSEAVTYMEFSNSLSNPVLLGIVDFSPLEGNIIVEMASNLGFAMVDRMLGGEGEPLDKIRDFSEIELLIIERVMTSCVDLLREPWENVLDVHPRLERIETNSQFAQIISPSEMIAIVTVNIKIGDVEGLMNICLPFITLEPVMDKLNTKFWYSSQKEKTGESYSDAVEALINHAKIPVKAVLGNSTITVADFSQLQVGDIVRLDTKVDDELDVFVGDIKKFQALPGASGKDYAVRVTQIIREEQ, encoded by the coding sequence TTGGGAGACGTTCTTTCACAAAACGAAATAGATAATCTGCTTAATGCGTTGACCAGCGGTGAGCTTGACGCCGAGGAGATTAAAAATAATAAAGAAAAGCCAGTAAAGAACTACGATTTTGCTAGACCTTCTAAGTTTTCTAAGGAACACCTTAGAACTATGGAAATTATTTTTGAGCATTATGGCAGATTGTTGTCAACAAACCTGCCTATATTCCTCAGAAAGAATATACAGGTAGAGGTTATGAATTCCGAGGCTGTTACCTACATGGAATTTTCAAATTCTCTATCAAATCCAGTTCTTTTAGGTATTGTAGATTTTTCTCCCCTTGAGGGAAATATTATCGTAGAAATGGCTTCTAATCTTGGCTTTGCAATGGTAGATAGAATGCTTGGCGGGGAGGGAGAACCTCTTGATAAGATTAGAGACTTTTCAGAAATAGAACTTCTCATTATTGAGAGAGTAATGACATCATGCGTAGACTTGCTTAGGGAACCATGGGAAAACGTTTTGGATGTTCATCCAAGACTAGAGCGAATTGAAACAAACTCTCAGTTTGCTCAGATTATCTCTCCTTCAGAGATGATTGCTATTGTTACAGTCAATATTAAAATTGGCGATGTAGAAGGACTTATGAACATTTGTCTACCTTTTATAACTTTAGAGCCAGTTATGGACAAATTGAACACAAAGTTCTGGTATAGTAGTCAGAAGGAGAAAACAGGTGAAAGCTATTCAGATGCTGTGGAAGCTTTAATTAATCATGCTAAGATACCTGTAAAGGCAGTTCTTGGTAACAGCACAATTACAGTTGCAGATTTTTCACAGCTTCAGGTTGGAGATATAGTCAGACTTGACACAAAGGTTGACGATGAGTTGGATGTTTTCGTGGGAGATATTAAGAAGTTCCAAGCCCTTCCGGGAGCATCAGGCAAAGATTATGCGGTTCGAGTGACACAAATTATAAGGGAGGAACAGTAG
- a CDS encoding SPFH domain-containing protein, which yields MKKNLITVIILALVVVNLVLTAVLTITIIPETQKANELITKVCSAIDLDLQAGDTAGSLSIDVADMVDYPVNGGETLTINLVDGYAVLGISLSLDSTNEDYATYASDGTLSAQDNIISDKINSVIKKHTVQEMIDNEDEIKEEILEELQTLFKSSFIVRVNFSSATYQKQ from the coding sequence ATGAAAAAGAATTTGATTACAGTAATTATACTGGCACTAGTTGTTGTGAATCTTGTTCTTACAGCGGTTCTTACAATTACTATTATTCCTGAGACACAAAAGGCCAATGAGCTGATCACAAAGGTTTGCTCTGCAATCGATTTGGATTTGCAAGCAGGAGATACAGCTGGATCTCTTAGTATTGATGTTGCAGATATGGTAGATTATCCTGTTAATGGTGGCGAGACACTTACAATCAATCTTGTTGATGGATATGCAGTGCTTGGTATATCATTATCGCTGGATAGCACAAATGAAGATTATGCTACATATGCATCTGATGGAACTTTATCGGCCCAGGATAATATCATTAGTGATAAAATAAATTCAGTTATTAAAAAACATACAGTACAGGAAATGATAGACAATGAAGATGAAATCAAAGAAGAGATTCTTGAAGAGCTTCAGACTCTATTCAAATCTTCATTTATCGTTAGAGTGAACTTCTCTAGTGCTACTTATCAGAAACAGTAA
- the fliY gene encoding flagellar motor switch phosphatase FliY, with the protein MGDGVLSQDEINALLSGGIPDAPAGEPSSGGGELSEQEIDTIGEVANISMGSAATTLFSLVNQKVEISTPVVSETNWQELASGYDDSCVVVRIGYTKGIDGSNVLVLKENDVKVITDLMMGGDGTNTDGEISDLHLSAISEAMNQMMGASATSLSSMLNKMVDISPPTAQLTDLATIDGGEIDEFLKGNFVRIAFKMEIGTLVDSEMMQLYPISLAKEMCGSVLNNMESDSNSIVDDGVAEAAPAPAPEPAPAPAPQAAPQMQAPPQMDPSMMQGQPMQGQPMMPYMYAPGPQVNVQPAQFTPFGPGFAAQFAQENIDLILDVPLEVTVELGRTNKTIQDILDFAPGTIIELNKIAGEPIDVLVNGKYVAKGEVVVIEESFGVRITEIIKE; encoded by the coding sequence ATGGGCGATGGTGTATTATCACAGGATGAGATAAATGCACTACTTAGTGGCGGAATCCCCGATGCCCCTGCTGGCGAGCCATCATCTGGTGGTGGAGAGCTTTCAGAGCAGGAAATCGATACAATCGGTGAAGTTGCCAACATAAGCATGGGAAGTGCGGCCACAACTTTATTTTCTCTTGTTAATCAAAAGGTTGAGATTTCAACACCAGTTGTTAGTGAAACAAACTGGCAGGAATTAGCATCTGGATACGACGATTCTTGTGTAGTTGTTCGTATTGGATATACAAAGGGTATTGATGGTAGCAACGTTCTTGTATTAAAAGAAAATGATGTTAAGGTCATTACCGATTTGATGATGGGCGGAGATGGAACCAATACAGATGGTGAAATTTCTGATCTTCATTTATCAGCTATTTCAGAGGCTATGAATCAGATGATGGGAGCAAGTGCAACTTCGCTTTCATCTATGCTGAACAAAATGGTAGATATTTCACCACCAACAGCGCAGCTTACAGATTTGGCTACAATAGATGGTGGAGAAATTGATGAATTCTTGAAAGGCAACTTCGTAAGAATTGCTTTCAAGATGGAAATTGGAACATTGGTAGACAGTGAGATGATGCAGCTATATCCAATCTCACTTGCTAAGGAAATGTGTGGCTCTGTTCTTAACAACATGGAGTCAGATTCCAATTCCATAGTTGATGACGGTGTTGCAGAAGCTGCTCCAGCACCTGCTCCAGAGCCAGCACCAGCACCTGCTCCACAGGCTGCGCCTCAAATGCAGGCACCACCTCAGATGGACCCTAGTATGATGCAGGGACAGCCAATGCAGGGACAACCTATGATGCCATATATGTACGCACCTGGTCCTCAGGTAAATGTACAACCGGCGCAGTTTACTCCATTTGGACCGGGCTTTGCAGCTCAGTTTGCTCAGGAGAATATAGACTTGATTCTTGACGTTCCTTTGGAAGTTACAGTAGAATTAGGTCGTACAAACAAAACTATCCAAGATATTTTGGATTTTGCACCAGGTACCATCATCGAGCTAAACAAAATAGCCGGTGAACCAATAGATGTACTTGTTAATGGCAAGTATGTGGCAAAAGGCGAGGTAGTAGTTATCGAAGAGTCTTTTGGCGTACGAATAACAGAAATTATCAAAGAATAA
- a CDS encoding motility protein A, whose product MIALDIASLAGLVLGVVMVIFGIVSSGGVAAMANFIDVPSVIITIGGSLSSCMACNKMADFIGGLKSITLAINEPKVGSPADSISQIINLANISRKEGILALEEAANGIEDEFLKKGINLVVDGTDPELVRAILETDLDCMEDRHKVCTNFWSKWGEMGPAWGMIGTLVGLVNMLKNLEDASTIGPNMAVALLTTLYGSLIANWLTGPIGTKLGVNHSLEVMTKSITVEGLLSIQAGENPRVIEEKLKSFLPPASRGAIGEGEGGGEG is encoded by the coding sequence GTGATTGCTTTGGATATAGCTTCTTTAGCTGGTTTAGTACTCGGTGTCGTAATGGTTATCTTCGGTATCGTGTCTTCTGGTGGTGTCGCAGCCATGGCAAACTTCATAGATGTTCCATCAGTTATTATTACTATTGGTGGTTCTTTGTCCTCTTGTATGGCATGTAACAAAATGGCAGACTTTATTGGAGGATTAAAGAGTATCACATTAGCTATCAACGAACCAAAGGTTGGTAGCCCAGCTGATAGCATATCTCAGATTATAAATCTTGCGAATATTTCCAGAAAAGAAGGTATATTGGCGCTTGAAGAAGCTGCCAATGGAATAGAAGACGAGTTCCTTAAAAAAGGAATTAACCTGGTAGTAGATGGTACTGATCCTGAACTGGTTCGTGCTATTCTTGAAACTGATTTGGACTGTATGGAGGATAGACATAAAGTATGCACGAACTTCTGGTCTAAATGGGGTGAAATGGGACCTGCCTGGGGCATGATTGGTACACTGGTTGGTCTGGTAAACATGTTAAAGAACCTTGAGGATGCATCAACAATCGGTCCTAACATGGCGGTTGCGTTGCTTACCACTTTGTATGGTTCACTGATTGCGAACTGGCTTACAGGTCCAATTGGTACAAAGCTTGGTGTTAATCATTCTCTCGAGGTTATGACTAAGAGTATTACTGTGGAAGGCTTACTTTCAATTCAAGCCGGTGAAAACCCACGTGTAATAGAAGAAAAGCTTAAATCCTTCTTGCCACCTGCATCTCGTGGTGCTATCGGCGAAGGCGAAGGAGGAGGTGAGGGCTAA
- the fliQ gene encoding flagellar biosynthesis protein FliQ, protein MTEGQVLDIIRDAIYILLITSLPLLLVSLVIGLIISIFQTVTSIQEQTLTFIPKIVGVFAALMFFGPWMLTVLTEYITQLWANFSIYLG, encoded by the coding sequence ATGACTGAAGGACAGGTCTTGGACATTATCAGGGATGCTATATACATTCTTCTGATTACATCATTACCACTTTTACTAGTGTCTCTAGTAATTGGTCTTATAATCAGTATTTTTCAAACGGTCACATCTATTCAAGAGCAAACTCTCACCTTTATCCCAAAGATAGTAGGAGTATTTGCTGCGCTTATGTTTTTCGGCCCATGGATGCTTACAGTTTTGACGGAATACATTACACAATTATGGGCAAATTTTAGTATTTACTTAGGCTAG
- a CDS encoding flagellar biosynthetic protein FliR, whose protein sequence is MFSIDFTLQNFEYFLLLLTRISMFVVVAPFFNTSNTPARVKIGFSALVSLLLYFVVDFSALDYSTVTGYAFLVVQEAITGLLIGFSTYCCNFIILLAGNMIDMNIGLSMAQEFDPTLQTEVSVTGTLYNNFIMIFLVLSGMHRYIFKTFCDAYTLIPIGGTIFRWDSLLSSTIMFITEIFVIAFRIILPVFAVIMILNAILGIMVKVAPQIHMFSVGAQLKIIVGFVVLFLTIFLLPDVAAFIFKEMKKMQTLFIQGLY, encoded by the coding sequence ATGTTTAGTATTGATTTTACATTACAAAATTTTGAATACTTTTTGTTGCTCCTTACCCGCATATCCATGTTTGTAGTAGTGGCGCCTTTTTTCAACACAAGTAATACGCCGGCCAGAGTAAAAATTGGTTTTTCGGCACTTGTTTCACTGCTTCTTTATTTCGTTGTTGATTTTAGCGCTTTGGATTATTCTACAGTTACAGGATATGCTTTTTTAGTTGTTCAGGAAGCAATAACAGGGCTATTAATTGGGTTCAGTACATATTGCTGCAATTTCATTATCCTGTTGGCAGGTAACATGATAGACATGAATATAGGTCTATCCATGGCTCAGGAGTTTGATCCGACACTTCAGACAGAGGTTTCCGTTACAGGTACCTTATACAATAATTTCATCATGATTTTCTTGGTTTTGTCTGGAATGCATAGATATATTTTTAAGACATTTTGTGATGCCTATACACTGATTCCAATTGGTGGGACAATTTTTAGATGGGATTCTCTGCTTAGTTCTACTATTATGTTTATTACAGAAATTTTTGTAATAGCATTTAGAATTATTCTTCCGGTATTTGCTGTAATTATGATACTTAATGCAATACTTGGAATTATGGTTAAGGTTGCCCCACAGATTCATATGTTTTCTGTTGGTGCACAGCTTAAAATTATCGTTGGTTTTGTAGTATTGTTCTTAACAATTTTCCTATTACCAGATGTTGCTGCATTTATTTTCAAAGAAATGAAAAAGATGCAAACTCTATTTATACAGGGGCTTTATTGA
- a CDS encoding OmpA/MotB family protein, with the protein MAKKQKQEEAPAGSPAWMATFSDLMNLLLCFFVLLFSMSSTDTEKFQEVIASIQSSFSIFSQGGTSIGEGQMISSGISQLEMFDDYFNSVHDGDDEQYEKEGASENENEGEQSEDGSAETEGDVSSNGVSVEEAQEALEEAGAGESESIAEEIESQLSEYGLQDQVEVDFNANYVMITINGALLFDSGKAVLTEDALTIVDNLSKILAQYDNNIIEIEGHTDNVPMSSGTYENNDVLSMYRALYVADRIREVTDLNPAYIKSAGRGEYVPIADNSTAEGRARNRRVEIKIYNSYSSDIAE; encoded by the coding sequence ATGGCAAAGAAGCAAAAGCAAGAGGAAGCTCCTGCTGGTTCTCCTGCCTGGATGGCCACCTTCTCAGACTTGATGAACTTGCTACTATGTTTCTTCGTATTACTTTTCTCTATGTCTAGTACAGATACTGAAAAGTTCCAGGAAGTAATTGCAAGTATTCAGTCTAGCTTTAGTATTTTTTCTCAGGGCGGCACCTCAATTGGTGAGGGACAGATGATATCATCAGGTATCAGTCAGCTTGAGATGTTTGACGACTATTTCAATAGTGTTCATGACGGTGATGATGAACAGTATGAAAAAGAAGGCGCAAGTGAAAACGAAAATGAGGGAGAACAATCAGAAGATGGTTCTGCTGAAACTGAGGGAGATGTTAGTTCTAACGGCGTTTCTGTAGAGGAAGCCCAGGAAGCTCTCGAGGAAGCTGGAGCAGGCGAAAGCGAATCTATTGCAGAAGAAATAGAAAGTCAGCTTAGTGAATATGGTCTTCAAGACCAGGTTGAAGTAGATTTTAATGCAAACTACGTAATGATTACCATAAATGGTGCGTTACTGTTTGATTCAGGTAAGGCAGTTCTTACAGAAGATGCTCTTACCATAGTTGATAATCTTTCAAAGATACTTGCTCAGTATGATAACAATATCATTGAGATAGAAGGTCATACAGATAATGTTCCGATGTCATCTGGAACATATGAAAACAATGATGTGCTTTCAATGTATCGTGCACTTTATGTTGCAGATAGAATTAGAGAAGTCACAGATTTGAATCCAGCATACATTAAATCAGCTGGACGAGGAGAGTATGTACCTATTGCTGACAACAGCACAGCTGAAGGACGCGCTAGAAATAGACGCGTAGAAATCAAAATATATAATTCATACTCGTCAGATATAGCCGAGTAG
- a CDS encoding flagellar hook protein FlgE, which yields MMRSLFSGVAGLKTHQTKMDVIGNNISNVNTVAFKSSSTTFSDIMYQTTSQASGATETRGGTNAKQIGLGVTNGATKISITSSGAAQSTGDALDIRLSDTNTTNFFIVNNGTENVFTRAGSFYIDGNGNLAMTTTGYLVMGWQTDTTSGSPVIMKDTVSPLRVMAPENLTSAPEATTQATFTGVIDKNDPQFSASNGYVRAFTLYDNLGYAYTAKFSFKLKDPVKGSYTVELTNLYDKDNNDLLANYINNGGSKADIFGKENTSTLTYSKVDGSDYMFSTSGGALALSTDGGNTYPYTYYGPTATEPARFSDGTTTIPLSSVVAGLPTDAEIDNVTRASATSLYITTKNISYDLQFDTSEGNLTFAGQNGQTQLTMNTSLLGPNTEKSALSNITIDFSLLTMYDNGGTSTAVGNRGTVTDASLGAGKKLGTMTGLSVSNNGKIYGSYSNGNTVLLGQIAAAQFANASGLEEIGDNCYKTTLNSGEFDGIGVDISADGSSMNTGQLEMSNVDLSAEFTDMITTQRGFQANSRIITVSDTMLEELINLKR from the coding sequence ATGATGAGATCACTTTTCTCTGGTGTTGCTGGTCTTAAGACACACCAGACAAAGATGGATGTTATTGGTAATAACATCTCCAACGTAAACACAGTTGCGTTCAAATCATCTTCAACCACTTTTTCTGATATTATGTATCAGACAACTTCACAGGCATCAGGCGCCACAGAAACACGTGGTGGTACAAATGCTAAGCAGATAGGTCTTGGTGTTACTAATGGAGCAACAAAGATTTCCATTACTTCATCGGGTGCTGCTCAGTCTACTGGCGATGCTCTTGATATCAGACTTTCTGATACAAACACAACAAATTTCTTTATCGTTAATAATGGTACAGAAAATGTATTTACTAGAGCCGGTTCTTTCTATATCGATGGAAATGGTAACCTTGCTATGACAACTACTGGTTATCTTGTAATGGGATGGCAGACAGATACTACAAGTGGATCTCCTGTAATTATGAAGGATACAGTATCTCCACTTAGAGTTATGGCCCCAGAGAATCTTACAAGTGCACCAGAAGCTACTACACAGGCTACATTTACAGGTGTTATTGATAAGAACGATCCACAGTTTAGCGCTTCAAATGGTTATGTTCGTGCATTTACACTTTATGATAATCTTGGATATGCATATACCGCCAAGTTCTCGTTCAAACTTAAAGATCCTGTAAAAGGTTCATACACTGTAGAACTTACAAATCTTTATGATAAAGATAATAATGATTTGCTTGCTAATTATATTAACAATGGAGGAAGTAAGGCAGATATCTTTGGTAAGGAGAATACAAGTACATTAACTTATTCAAAAGTTGATGGTTCGGACTACATGTTCTCAACCTCAGGTGGAGCTTTGGCTTTGAGCACTGACGGCGGAAACACATATCCTTATACTTACTATGGTCCTACAGCAACTGAACCTGCTAGATTTAGCGATGGAACAACAACAATTCCATTGTCATCAGTTGTAGCTGGACTTCCAACAGATGCTGAAATTGACAATGTAACCCGTGCAAGTGCTACAAGCTTATATATTACAACTAAGAATATTAGTTACGATTTACAATTCGATACAAGTGAAGGCAATCTTACTTTTGCTGGACAGAATGGACAGACACAGCTTACTATGAATACATCACTTCTCGGTCCTAATACAGAGAAATCTGCATTGTCTAACATTACAATTGATTTTTCACTCCTTACAATGTACGACAATGGTGGTACATCTACTGCTGTAGGTAATAGAGGTACAGTGACAGATGCATCACTTGGCGCTGGTAAAAAGCTTGGTACAATGACAGGTCTTTCTGTTAGCAATAATGGTAAGATTTATGGTTCATACAGTAATGGTAATACAGTTCTTTTAGGACAGATTGCTGCAGCTCAGTTCGCTAATGCATCAGGTCTTGAAGAGATAGGAGATAACTGCTACAAGACAACACTTAACTCTGGTGAATTTGATGGAATTGGTGTAGATATTTCTGCAGATGGTTCATCAATGAACACTGGTCAGCTTGAAATGTCTAATGTAGACTTATCAGCAGAATTTACTGATATGATTACTACACAGCGTGGTTTCCAGGCTAACTCACGTATCATTACAGTATCAGACACAATGCTTGAGGAACTTATTAACCTTAAGCGTTAA
- the fliP gene encoding flagellar type III secretion system pore protein FliP (The bacterial flagellar biogenesis protein FliP forms a type III secretion system (T3SS)-type pore required for flagellar assembly.): protein MSKFKKAYVIFSLVITAMIGCYALFMSSTTVHATEYSAEYGADNEDYGATENAPNASDEVVGGGGFTLSFDGEDGNFTATLRMLLVLTIITLSPSILIMLTSFTRCVIVLHFVRAAIGTNTAPPNQILIGLALFLTLFIMSPVLTQIKTEAIDPFDAGEITQDEAIDNAIAPVREFMYGQTQTKDLDLFCDIAGISYEVDDYDSVPFTIVVPAFILSELRTAFIIGFLIYVPFIVIDMVVASVLMSMGMMMLPPTTISLPFKILLFILVDGWNLVIGGLVKTFY from the coding sequence ATGAGTAAATTCAAGAAGGCGTACGTAATTTTTAGCTTAGTCATCACAGCTATGATTGGTTGTTACGCCCTTTTTATGAGTAGTACAACTGTACATGCAACTGAATATAGTGCAGAATATGGGGCAGACAATGAGGATTACGGTGCAACAGAAAATGCGCCAAATGCTTCAGACGAGGTTGTTGGAGGCGGAGGATTTACGCTTAGCTTTGATGGCGAAGATGGAAACTTTACGGCTACTCTTAGAATGCTGTTAGTTCTTACAATCATCACGTTATCCCCTTCGATTCTGATAATGCTAACATCCTTTACCAGATGCGTTATTGTTTTACATTTTGTCCGCGCTGCTATTGGAACCAATACAGCGCCTCCAAATCAGATATTGATTGGGTTGGCGTTGTTTTTAACTTTGTTTATTATGTCGCCAGTTCTTACACAGATTAAGACAGAAGCGATTGATCCATTTGATGCAGGCGAAATCACTCAGGATGAAGCTATAGACAATGCGATTGCACCTGTTAGAGAGTTCATGTATGGTCAGACACAGACAAAGGATTTGGACTTGTTCTGTGATATTGCTGGCATTTCGTATGAAGTAGATGACTACGATTCTGTACCATTTACTATCGTTGTTCCGGCTTTTATTTTATCTGAGCTTAGAACAGCTTTTATTATTGGATTTCTAATTTATGTTCCATTCATTGTTATTGATATGGTTGTTGCATCTGTACTTATGTCAATGGGTATGATGATGCTTCCGCCTACCACAATATCCCTACCTTTCAAGATATTGTTATTTATATTGGTAGATGGATGGAATCTTGTTATTGGCGGGTTAGTCAAGACATTCTATTAG